The nucleotide sequence CGAGGAGGGCGACGACGAGATGGGCGGCCCCCTTGGTGGAGGAGAACACGCCGTGCAGCGTGTCGGCGCCCGTCTCCTCCTCCTCGGGCCCCGCCCACAGGTCGACGACCCGCCGCCCGTGCACATACGCGGTCAACTGCCCCTCGTAGTCGCCCCGTTCACCTGCCACGAACAAGGCGAACTCCTCGCGCACCGCCTCGAAGCCGTCGGCGACCATGCCGTGGACGGTGGCCTTCCCGGACTCCCCGGTCGCCTCTGCCTGCTGCGTCATCGCACTCCTGTCTGGATGATCGACCGTGATGGGTGGCCGGCTGGGTCAGGACACCGTCAGCAACGCCCGTGCGACCTGCGGGAATTCCCCCTTCGGATGGTCACGGAAGAGAGGTTCCGTGCCGAAGAGGACCGCGTTCGGGCCGCTGACCACGGATGGCAGGCCCGCCGCCGCCGCCGGTCCGCCGGTGCCGTCGTCCAGCGGCCGCCAGTGCCCGGAGACCAGCGGGTTCCCGGTGCCGTACGACTGCTCCACGGTGACACCGCCGCCGAGATCGGTGAACCATACGGGCGCGTAGACGAAGCTGTGATCAGGCGCGCCGCCGGTCACCGCGCCACCCGAATTCACCACGCGCACCACGCCGTTGGCGTCCCCGTTGCCCTCCACCGCCGTCGCCTTCAGCTGCCCGGTGCCCGTGGCGAGCACCGCGCCGGTCGCGCCCCGGCCGACCAGTCCATGGCCGGTGAGGAACCCCGTGAGGGCCGTACGGGCGGACGCGTTCAGACCGCCGTACGACAGCCCGGACGACACGAACAGCACATCGGCCTTCGACCAGTCGAAGCCCGCGTTGAGTACGGCCGTCGACACCGGCACCACGTCGAAGTTCATCTCACGCAGCGCGAACAACTCGCCCGCCGTGACGGCCGCGGCCACGCGGACCCGGTGCAGAGGCGCGCCCCTGACGGTCCTGGTCGCGTCGAAGGCCACGTCGTACGACCGGGCGAGCGCCTCCGCCCTCCGTCGCGCCGACGACGGCACGAGCGCGCTGCCGTCGGCCGCCTGCCGTACCGGGACCCCTGCCGTGAGCAGGGCGTTGAGGGCGGCGATCTCCTGCGGGGAGTCCAGGCGCAGGCGCAGGTCGCCGCGCGGGGCGACGTAGCCGACGCGGGCCGCCGCCCGCACCGGGCGGGTGGGGACGGACGACGGACGGCCGCTCTCGACGCCCACCACACTCGCGCCCCAGAGCCGCCCCAGGCTCCAACCGGAGATGTCGTACATCACCGAGACCTTGTCGCTGATGTCCCGCCCGTCGGCGAGCAGCACGTTGGCAAGCCCACGCTTGGGCTGGCGCATGTCGACGACGTACGAGCCCTTCGCGTACGACCGCCCACCGAGCCGGAATGAGTGGGTCGCGCGCGTCACGCGTACGTCGTTGGCGAGCAGGTGGTCGACGAGCCGCGCGGCGGCCGTGGCGGACCGCTGGGCGCTGCCCGCCGGGATGACGTACGCGCGGGGGAACTCGGCCGTGTAGACGTCCTCGGGACCGATGCCGGGCACCCCGGGGACGGTCTCCTCGGAGACCGGGACCTGGGCGGCGCCCGTGGCACCGCGCCGGAAGACCTCGATCTGGTCGGCGATGAGCGAGGCCCGCTCCTCCCGCACGAAGTCGAGGGTCGCGCGCAGGGCCGCTCCCGCCACGTCCACGTTGACGGCGGAGCGGCGGCGCAGTTCGCCGACCGGCAGCGACTCGTACGCCGCGTTGTTCACCTGGAGCGGGATCTCCACAGTGTGGGCGGCGACCGTGCCGTGGAAGGCCGCGTACTGCGGGGTGAAGATGGGCGGCCAGTCGTCCCAGCCCTCCTCCGAGTCGCGGAACGGGATCTGGGCCGGCTCGACACCGTCCTTCGCGGGCGTGTAGCCGAGGCCGTTGACGGCGGACTCCATGCCGAGGGCGTTGGCGTAGGTGTTCTTGAGGAAGAGGTCGTACTCGTAGTTCTCGCCGTGCGGGGGAGTGGTCGGCTCGATGAGCGTGCCGTTGACGTATCCGTGCAGGTCGAGCATCACGGCCGGCTGTTTGTCGATCTGGATCTGCCGCATCGCCCGAACCTCGGGCTGCGACGCGGTGACGAAGTCCCGGTTCATGTCGAAGCCGCCCGCGTTCGTGCGGGTTCCCGCGATCCGGCCGTCCGGGTTGGCGGTGATGTTGAAGTACAGCCGGGAGTGGACGAGGAGGTCCTTCGTCTCTGTGTCGCTCGCCGTCGCCAGCCGCTCGATGAGCTTCAGGGACGCGTCCGTGCCCTCCCACTCGTTGCCGTGGATGTTGTTGTTGAAGAAGACGGGCGTCTTGTACGACTTCTTGACGGTCCGGTCCTTGGCCGCCAACTGGGGTGCGCTCTCGATGAGTTCACGCATACGGGCCTGATCGCGGGCCTGGCGCGCGGTCTCCGGGGCGGTCACGGTGACGAGGTAGAGCCGGTGACCGCCGGCCGACCGCCCGGCGATCTCCACACTCACCCGCTCGCCGAGGCCCTGGAGGGCGTTCAGCTTCGGGGCGATGGCGTGGTACGGGGTGAGGCCGAGCTTGATGGACTTGTCGCCGGGGTTCTCCGGGTCGGGGGAGAGGACCTGCTCGCGGGGGTAACCGCGACCGGAATCTGCCGCGTCGGCGAGGTCGGCGACCGGCGCGGTGAGCGCCCGCCGGGCCGCGCTCGCGGGGGCCTGGGCGGCGCCCTGCGGGAGCGCCGAGCCCTCCCGGACCGGCGGCTTCGGGTCGGCGGCGCCCGCGGGGTGCGGGGCGATCAGGAGCGACCCCGTGGTGACGGTGACGGCGGCGACGCTGAACAGTGCGGATCTCGGGCCGGGTCTCGGCGGACGCACGCTACCTCCTGGAGTGGGGTTCCTCGGATGTGCCGGTGCGGGTGTCGACTGCGGGTGATGACTGGGGAGTTGACTGCGGGAGTTGAGTTGACTGCGGGTGGTCGACCACAGGTGGTCTACCTGTTCGACTCCCGGGCAACAAGAGGGCGCAGGCATCACGACCGCCTCGATCGCCCCCACTTCGTCCCCTCGATCACCTTGTATCCGGCGCCGGAACCCGTCGGTGGCAGACCGCGTACCCCCTGGAGGAGCTTCGCCGGTGCGCGGCCGCGTTACCTAAAAGCTAAAGCTTCTTGCCTAAGACCTTTAGGAAATCGCATAATCGATCTCGTCGAGTGAGTCGAGTGAAAGGACGGCCATGGCGCGTGCAGGGCTCACCCCGGACCGCCTCGCCCGGGCGGGAGCGGAGCTGGCCGACGAGATCGGCTTCGACGAGGTCACCGTCTCGGAACTCGCCCGACGCTTCGACGTCAAGGTCGCGAGCCTGTACTCGCACATGCGGAACTCCCAGGACCTCAAGACCCGGATCGCCCTGCTCGCCCTGGAGGAGCTGGCCGACCGGGGCACCGCCGCGCTCGCCGGACGAGCCGGCAAGGACGCGCTGGCGGCGCTGGGGAACGTGTACCGCGACTACGCCCGCGCCCACCCCGGCC is from Streptomyces sp. NBC_01314 and encodes:
- a CDS encoding TetR/AcrR family transcriptional regulator, which translates into the protein MARAGLTPDRLARAGAELADEIGFDEVTVSELARRFDVKVASLYSHMRNSQDLKTRIALLALEELADRGTAALAGRAGKDALAALGNVYRDYARAHPGRYAAAQLRLDPQVAAASAGGRHSQMTRAILRGYDLTEPDRTHAVRLLGSVFHGYVSLESAGGFSHSAPDSQQSWDRILDALDALLRNWPTSAPS
- a CDS encoding M14 family zinc carboxypeptidase, with the protein product MRPPRPGPRSALFSVAAVTVTTGSLLIAPHPAGAADPKPPVREGSALPQGAAQAPASAARRALTAPVADLADAADSGRGYPREQVLSPDPENPGDKSIKLGLTPYHAIAPKLNALQGLGERVSVEIAGRSAGGHRLYLVTVTAPETARQARDQARMRELIESAPQLAAKDRTVKKSYKTPVFFNNNIHGNEWEGTDASLKLIERLATASDTETKDLLVHSRLYFNITANPDGRIAGTRTNAGGFDMNRDFVTASQPEVRAMRQIQIDKQPAVMLDLHGYVNGTLIEPTTPPHGENYEYDLFLKNTYANALGMESAVNGLGYTPAKDGVEPAQIPFRDSEEGWDDWPPIFTPQYAAFHGTVAAHTVEIPLQVNNAAYESLPVGELRRRSAVNVDVAGAALRATLDFVREERASLIADQIEVFRRGATGAAQVPVSEETVPGVPGIGPEDVYTAEFPRAYVIPAGSAQRSATAAARLVDHLLANDVRVTRATHSFRLGGRSYAKGSYVVDMRQPKRGLANVLLADGRDISDKVSVMYDISGWSLGRLWGASVVGVESGRPSSVPTRPVRAAARVGYVAPRGDLRLRLDSPQEIAALNALLTAGVPVRQAADGSALVPSSARRRAEALARSYDVAFDATRTVRGAPLHRVRVAAAVTAGELFALREMNFDVVPVSTAVLNAGFDWSKADVLFVSSGLSYGGLNASARTALTGFLTGHGLVGRGATGAVLATGTGQLKATAVEGNGDANGVVRVVNSGGAVTGGAPDHSFVYAPVWFTDLGGGVTVEQSYGTGNPLVSGHWRPLDDGTGGPAAAAGLPSVVSGPNAVLFGTEPLFRDHPKGEFPQVARALLTVS